In Dethiosulfovibrio salsuginis, a single genomic region encodes these proteins:
- the sdaAA gene encoding L-serine ammonia-lyase, iron-sulfur-dependent, subunit alpha codes for MRSFREMSDYMEANRVNLVDAILEMEAVELGCTTEKVLDGMKSRLAVMRQSVEDGARGDWRPKIVQKDGLKMTSYRKHNNPLSGSMVSRACEIALSVSTCNAAMGRVVAAPTAGSCGILPGVLFGWEEERMPPIDVMAQGLTVAAAIGNVIAERATLAGAEGGCQAECGAAIAMAAGALAWMETRDAAMTFEAATMSLKSIMGLVCDPVAGLVEVPCIKRNGMLVSMSFMAADMAMAGISSVIPADEVVDALYEVGRALPPSLRETGRGGVAASSTGKAIAARLRESAPSLED; via the coding sequence GTGAGATCGTTCAGGGAAATGTCGGACTATATGGAGGCCAACAGGGTCAACCTAGTGGATGCCATTCTCGAGATGGAGGCGGTGGAGCTGGGCTGTACCACCGAAAAAGTTCTAGATGGCATGAAAAGCCGTCTCGCAGTCATGAGGCAGTCGGTGGAGGACGGAGCCAGAGGGGACTGGAGGCCAAAAATCGTCCAGAAAGACGGCCTTAAAATGACCTCCTACAGAAAACACAACAACCCCCTTTCCGGATCTATGGTCTCCAGGGCCTGTGAAATAGCCCTGTCGGTGAGCACCTGTAACGCCGCCATGGGAAGGGTGGTAGCGGCACCTACGGCGGGCAGCTGCGGCATATTGCCCGGGGTGCTCTTCGGCTGGGAGGAGGAGAGAATGCCGCCTATCGACGTTATGGCCCAGGGCCTCACCGTGGCCGCCGCTATAGGCAACGTCATAGCCGAAAGGGCTACCTTGGCGGGGGCGGAGGGAGGCTGTCAGGCTGAGTGCGGGGCGGCTATAGCCATGGCCGCAGGAGCACTGGCCTGGATGGAGACACGGGACGCAGCTATGACCTTCGAGGCGGCGACTATGTCTCTAAAATCCATAATGGGACTTGTCTGCGACCCCGTAGCGGGGCTGGTGGAGGTTCCCTGCATAAAACGTAACGGAATGCTTGTATCAATGTCCTTTATGGCGGCGGACATGGCTATGGCAGGGATATCATCGGTGATCCCCGCCGACGAGGTGGTGGACGCCCTTTACGAGGTTGGAAGAGCTCTTCCACCGAGCCTCAGGGAGACAGGAAGAGGAGGGGTCGCCGCCAGCTCCACAGGCAAGGCTATAGCGGCCAGACTCAGGGAATCGGCACCTTCCCTGGAAGATTGA
- the sdaAB gene encoding L-serine ammonia-lyase, iron-sulfur-dependent subunit beta: MSLMEIIGPVMVGPSSSHTAGAAKLGNVARRLWGKDVKDVTLYLRGSFAATYWGHGTDRALIGGLMGWLPDDERIPVAFDMAREVGMSYRFREEFVDGAHPNSVRFVMSDGDKTMEMVGASIGGGSVRIQEIDGFPVDIGGDLPALVIFHRDKPGVMASITTEIFRMKLNIAQMTLKRKARGKDAMVVIEMDGKLDQEELEKLEGFHSAYTRMFLLPAAAEEAQS, encoded by the coding sequence ATGTCTCTAATGGAGATAATAGGTCCAGTTATGGTAGGCCCGTCGTCCAGCCACACCGCCGGAGCGGCCAAGCTGGGCAACGTGGCGAGAAGGCTTTGGGGAAAGGACGTAAAGGACGTCACCCTCTACCTGAGAGGGAGCTTCGCCGCCACCTACTGGGGCCACGGAACCGACAGAGCCCTAATAGGGGGCCTCATGGGGTGGCTACCCGACGACGAGAGAATACCGGTGGCCTTCGACATGGCGCGAGAGGTTGGGATGTCCTATCGGTTCAGAGAGGAGTTCGTCGACGGAGCTCATCCTAACTCGGTCAGATTCGTCATGTCCGACGGCGATAAGACCATGGAAATGGTCGGAGCGTCTATAGGAGGAGGGTCGGTCAGGATCCAGGAGATCGATGGTTTTCCTGTGGACATAGGCGGCGACCTCCCTGCCCTGGTCATATTCCATCGGGACAAGCCAGGGGTCATGGCCTCTATAACCACCGAGATATTCAGGATGAAACTCAACATAGCTCAGATGACCTTGAAGAGAAAGGCCAGGGGAAAGGACGCCATGGTCGTCATAGAGATGGACGGAAAGCTGGATCAGGAGGAACTGGAGAAGCTGGAGGGATTCCACTCGGCCTATACCAGGATGTTCCTCCTTCCCGCCGCAGCTGAGGAGGCACAATCGTGA